A window of the Elusimicrobiota bacterium genome harbors these coding sequences:
- the rplK gene encoding 50S ribosomal protein L11 translates to MAKVKKIKTMIKLQIPAGAANPAPPVGPALGQHGVNIMDFCKQFNEKTRKLEQGVPIPVVITVFEDRTFTFITKMPPMSALVKKAAGLAKGSGEANKTKVGKLTLKQVEEIANLKLPDLNTKDVKQAMKMVKGTARSMGVDVE, encoded by the coding sequence ATGGCTAAAGTAAAAAAGATAAAGACGATGATTAAGCTTCAGATTCCGGCGGGCGCGGCCAATCCCGCTCCGCCTGTGGGCCCCGCTCTGGGCCAGCACGGAGTCAACATAATGGATTTCTGCAAGCAGTTTAACGAGAAAACCAGGAAGCTTGAGCAGGGTGTCCCGATACCCGTGGTGATCACGGTATTTGAAGACAGGACTTTTACCTTCATCACCAAAATGCCGCCGATGTCCGCGCTGGTGAAAAAAGCGGCCGGTCTTGCCAAAGGGTCGGGAGAAGCGAACAAAACCAAGGTGGGCAAGCTGACTCTGAAGCAGGTTGAGGAAATTGCCAACCTGAAACTGCCCGACCTGAATACCAAAGATGTGAAGCAGGCCATGAAAATGGTGAAGGGCACCGCCCGCAGCATGGGCGTGGACGTGGAGTAG
- the infC gene encoding translation initiation factor IF-3, whose translation MYHDKKVRVNRNITSPQVRLITSDGTMVGIKLIQDAGAMARAAGLDLVEISPAANPPVCKIMDFSKYLYEKDKQERENRKKQKAGVLKEIRLNPRIASNDLNTKIRHAEAFLKEQNKVRITVIFRGRENQHRNLGEQILTAVKETLSQVGAAEGRPQLMGNRMSIMLSPVTAKPVKPGQVPAAQAAKPAAAPQTVKPAQSPIAPAAKTVPVLPKPAPAPGTQMPQNPPAAK comes from the coding sequence TTGTATCACGATAAAAAAGTAAGAGTAAACAGAAATATCACGTCCCCGCAGGTGCGTCTTATCACCAGCGACGGGACCATGGTCGGCATTAAACTTATCCAGGATGCCGGCGCCATGGCCAGAGCCGCCGGTCTTGACCTGGTTGAAATATCGCCGGCCGCCAACCCCCCAGTCTGCAAGATAATGGACTTTTCCAAGTATCTTTACGAGAAAGATAAGCAGGAAAGGGAAAACAGGAAAAAACAGAAAGCCGGGGTTTTAAAGGAAATCCGCCTGAATCCCCGCATTGCCTCAAATGATCTGAACACTAAAATAAGGCACGCTGAGGCGTTCCTTAAAGAGCAGAACAAGGTGCGCATTACCGTGATATTCCGCGGCAGGGAAAACCAGCACCGCAACCTTGGAGAACAAATACTGACCGCTGTAAAAGAGACGCTTTCCCAGGTGGGAGCGGCGGAAGGACGGCCGCAGCTCATGGGCAACAGAATGAGCATAATGCTTTCTCCCGTTACCGCGAAGCCCGTAAAGCCGGGCCAGGTTCCCGCTGCGCAGGCGGCCAAACCAGCGGCGGCGCCGCAGACGGTGAAACCGGCCCAGAGCCCGATCGCTCCGGCGGCAAAAACGGTTCCGGTTCTCCCTAAGCCCGCTCCGGCGCCGGGGACGCAGATGCCGCAAAATCCGCCTGCAGCGAAGTGA
- a CDS encoding YdcF family protein, which translates to MFFIKKLITPFLLPPGIFVVAVAVLGVAQFKRTRRAAWACFALAGLMWLCSSAPFEDLCFAGLENAYTVPTDLKADAVVVLGGGIYDNSPAVSTGERLLPSSLARMSAAAEVYRKTHLPLLVSGGAPFSSGSEAAADKLYLVESGVPPGAVFTEESSRDTRENALFSKKICDEKGYKKILLLTSAYHMRRAVFLFKKAGFAQIVPLPVARQSRQGRKYHFNDYLPGSGKPAKALNEWFGLVFYRLF; encoded by the coding sequence ATGTTTTTTATTAAAAAGCTCATAACTCCGTTTTTACTGCCGCCGGGTATTTTTGTTGTCGCTGTAGCTGTTTTGGGCGTCGCGCAGTTTAAGAGAACAAGGCGCGCGGCATGGGCTTGTTTTGCGCTTGCGGGGCTGATGTGGCTTTGTTCAAGCGCGCCTTTTGAGGATCTGTGTTTTGCCGGGCTTGAAAACGCTTATACTGTTCCAACCGATTTAAAGGCCGACGCGGTGGTCGTTTTGGGCGGCGGTATTTATGACAATTCCCCCGCTGTTTCAACTGGAGAAAGACTTTTGCCCTCAAGCCTCGCGCGTATGAGCGCGGCGGCCGAGGTTTACCGTAAAACACATCTGCCCCTGCTGGTTTCCGGCGGTGCACCGTTTTCCAGCGGCTCAGAGGCCGCGGCGGACAAACTTTACCTTGTGGAGTCGGGCGTGCCTCCGGGGGCCGTGTTTACCGAGGAGAGTTCCCGCGATACCCGCGAAAACGCGCTTTTTTCAAAAAAGATCTGCGATGAAAAGGGTTATAAAAAAATACTGCTTTTAACCTCGGCCTATCATATGCGCCGCGCGGTTTTCCTTTTCAAAAAAGCCGGTTTCGCTCAGATAGTTCCGCTTCCCGTGGCGCGTCAGTCGAGGCAGGGGCGGAAATATCATTTCAATGATTACCTGCCCGGTTCCGGTAAGCCGGCCAAAGCCTTAAATGAATGGTTCGGCCTGGTTTTCTACAGATTGTTTTAA
- the rplA gene encoding 50S ribosomal protein L1: MGKRLAAVKKGLELAKKYKVEEAVAIVKKNANAKFDETVELHIKLGIDVKQSDQQVRGVISLPHGTGKTKRVAVIAKGEKTKEAQDAGADIVGGAELIEKIFKGFMDFDVLVVTPDMMKDAAKLGKTLGPRGLMPNPKSGTVTFDIARTVKELKAGRIEFKADPQGIVHAPAGKASFPEGSLAENVHAIIDAVLKSKPSSSKGVYMQSVFVASTMGPGVSVLVEKAV, encoded by the coding sequence ATGGGAAAGAGACTGGCGGCTGTAAAGAAAGGACTTGAACTTGCAAAAAAGTACAAGGTGGAAGAGGCCGTGGCGATAGTTAAAAAGAACGCCAACGCCAAATTTGACGAAACGGTGGAACTGCACATAAAGCTGGGTATAGATGTGAAACAGTCCGACCAGCAGGTGCGCGGAGTCATAAGCCTGCCGCACGGCACCGGCAAAACCAAACGCGTGGCTGTGATCGCCAAGGGCGAGAAGACCAAAGAAGCCCAGGACGCGGGCGCGGACATCGTTGGAGGCGCGGAACTGATAGAGAAAATTTTCAAGGGATTCATGGACTTTGACGTGCTGGTGGTGACTCCCGACATGATGAAAGACGCGGCGAAGCTCGGTAAAACGCTTGGCCCCCGCGGACTTATGCCCAACCCCAAAAGCGGAACCGTGACTTTTGATATCGCCAGGACGGTAAAAGAATTAAAGGCCGGACGCATTGAGTTTAAGGCGGACCCCCAGGGCATAGTGCACGCGCCCGCGGGCAAGGCGTCGTTCCCTGAAGGCAGCCTTGCGGAAAATGTACATGCCATAATAGACGCCGTGCTTAAAAGCAAGCCGTCTTCTTCAAAGGGCGTTTATATGCAGTCCGTTTTCGTGGCTTCCACCATGGGCCCGGGTGTGTCCGTTCTGGTTGAAAAAGCGGTTTAA
- a CDS encoding sodium-translocating pyrophosphatase, which produces MRKLTVFAALAASFVVSAPVAFAGEADLIIPDLSSVSFLGIPGRSLLMLGLVICVLGMAFGLWQSMQIGKLPVHKSMRDISELIYETCKTYLFTQGKFIALLWAFIAAIMVVYFGFLLHFDTVKVLIIVLFSIIGILGSYSVAWFGIRINTYANSRTAFAGLKGLPYPTMAIPLKAGMSIGMLLISVELVIMLFILLFVPGDYAGPCFIGFAIGESLGAAALRIAGGIFTKIADIGSDLMKIVFKIKEDDVRNPGVIADCTGDNAGDSVGPTADGFETYGVTGVALITFILLAVPQAASQVQLLVWIFVMRVGMIVTSAFSYWVNTLITHGMYSEQKKFNFEHPLTMLVWLTSAVSIAMTYCLSYLLIPELGDGTLWWKLSTIITCGTIAGALIPELVKVFTSTNSGHVKEILSASKEGGASLNILSGLVAGNFSAYWMGMVIISLMAAAYAVSTTGLAALMISPAIFAFGLVAFGFLGMGPVTIAVDSYGPVTDNAQSVYELSSIETIPGIKEDIKKNFGFEPDFENAKRFLEENDGAGNTFKATAKPVLIGTAVVGATTLIFSIIQVLNKTFPGQVEAGLSILNPLFLLGLITGGAIIYWFTGASMQAVTTGAYRAVEFIKKNIKLEGGGERASVEDSKKVVEICTQYAQKGMFNIFLVVFFSTLAFACVNHFFFIGYLISIAIFGLYQAIFMANAGGAWDNAKKLVETELNMKGTPLHDATVVGDTVGDPFKDTSSVAMNPIIKFTTLFGLLAVEFAITIDPAVDRMLAAVFFAISVVFVWRSFYCMRIKSGGAE; this is translated from the coding sequence ATGCGCAAACTGACTGTTTTTGCCGCCTTGGCGGCTTCGTTCGTTGTCTCCGCTCCCGTCGCTTTTGCCGGCGAGGCCGATCTTATTATTCCGGACCTTTCCAGCGTTTCTTTTCTTGGAATTCCGGGCCGCAGCCTTTTGATGCTGGGCCTAGTAATATGCGTGCTTGGAATGGCTTTTGGCCTTTGGCAGTCGATGCAGATAGGCAAACTGCCGGTGCATAAGTCCATGCGCGATATTTCAGAACTGATCTATGAAACCTGCAAGACCTATCTTTTTACCCAGGGCAAGTTCATAGCTCTGCTCTGGGCTTTTATTGCCGCCATCATGGTGGTTTATTTCGGTTTTCTGCTGCATTTTGACACGGTAAAAGTTTTAATTATAGTGCTTTTCAGCATTATAGGTATTTTAGGCAGTTATTCCGTGGCCTGGTTCGGCATACGCATAAATACCTATGCCAATTCCCGCACAGCTTTCGCGGGCTTAAAAGGCCTGCCATACCCCACCATGGCCATACCTCTTAAAGCCGGCATGAGCATCGGCATGCTGCTTATAAGCGTGGAACTGGTAATAATGCTGTTCATTCTGCTTTTCGTGCCGGGCGATTATGCCGGGCCCTGCTTCATAGGTTTTGCCATAGGCGAATCTCTGGGCGCCGCCGCCTTGAGGATAGCCGGCGGCATTTTTACCAAGATCGCCGACATAGGCTCGGATCTGATGAAGATAGTTTTCAAAATTAAAGAGGACGACGTGCGCAACCCCGGCGTAATAGCCGACTGCACCGGCGACAACGCCGGCGACTCAGTAGGCCCCACCGCCGACGGCTTTGAAACCTACGGGGTCACGGGCGTGGCTCTTATAACTTTCATACTGCTGGCAGTACCGCAAGCCGCCTCGCAGGTGCAGCTGCTGGTCTGGATATTTGTGATGCGCGTAGGCATGATAGTCACCAGCGCCTTTTCCTACTGGGTCAATACTTTGATCACCCACGGAATGTACAGCGAACAGAAAAAGTTCAATTTTGAGCACCCGCTCACCATGCTGGTGTGGCTTACCTCGGCGGTCTCCATCGCCATGACCTACTGCTTGAGCTACCTGCTGATACCAGAGCTTGGCGACGGCACTCTCTGGTGGAAACTTTCCACCATTATCACCTGCGGCACCATCGCGGGCGCGTTAATACCTGAACTGGTAAAGGTGTTTACCTCGACCAACTCGGGCCATGTTAAGGAAATACTGTCGGCCTCAAAGGAAGGCGGCGCTTCGCTTAATATCCTTTCGGGGCTCGTTGCCGGAAACTTCAGCGCTTACTGGATGGGCATGGTCATAATATCGCTGATGGCTGCGGCCTATGCGGTATCTACCACCGGCCTGGCCGCGTTAATGATATCGCCGGCTATATTCGCTTTCGGCCTGGTGGCCTTCGGGTTCCTCGGCATGGGCCCGGTTACCATAGCCGTGGATTCATACGGCCCGGTGACCGATAATGCCCAGTCGGTTTACGAGCTTTCCAGCATAGAAACCATCCCCGGTATAAAGGAAGACATAAAGAAAAACTTCGGTTTTGAGCCGGATTTTGAGAACGCAAAGCGTTTCCTGGAAGAGAACGACGGCGCGGGCAACACCTTCAAGGCGACCGCCAAACCGGTGCTTATCGGCACGGCCGTGGTGGGCGCCACAACCCTTATATTCTCCATTATCCAGGTGCTGAACAAAACCTTCCCCGGCCAGGTTGAAGCGGGCTTATCCATACTTAACCCGCTATTCCTGCTGGGGCTTATTACCGGCGGAGCCATAATTTACTGGTTCACCGGCGCTTCCATGCAGGCTGTCACCACCGGAGCTTACAGGGCCGTTGAGTTCATAAAAAAGAACATAAAGCTGGAAGGTGGCGGCGAAAGGGCGTCCGTTGAGGACTCAAAGAAAGTGGTTGAGATCTGCACCCAATACGCCCAAAAAGGGATGTTCAATATCTTTTTGGTGGTGTTCTTTTCAACGCTAGCTTTCGCGTGCGTGAACCACTTCTTCTTCATCGGCTATCTTATATCAATAGCTATTTTCGGGCTTTATCAGGCTATATTTATGGCCAATGCCGGCGGAGCCTGGGATAACGCCAAAAAACTTGTTGAGACCGAACTGAACATGAAAGGCACCCCCCTGCATGACGCTACCGTGGTGGGCGATACAGTGGGCGACCCTTTCAAGGATACCTCCTCGGTGGCCATGAATCCCATTATCAAGTTCACTACGCTGTTCGGGCTACTTGCCGTTGAATTTGCCATTACTATCGACCCCGCAGTGGACCGGATGCTGGCCGCCGTATTCTTCGCCATCAGCGTGGTGTTCGTGTGGCGGTCTTTCTACTGCATGCGCATCAAGAGCGGCGGGGCCGAATAA
- the rpmI gene encoding 50S ribosomal protein L35, protein MPKMKSHSGSKKRFKRTASGKWLHRKAGLRHLLVGMSAKRGRNLRTAKVEEKNSSEGRILKSYLPYD, encoded by the coding sequence ATGCCTAAAATGAAAAGTCACAGCGGTTCCAAGAAAAGATTTAAGCGGACGGCTTCCGGCAAATGGCTGCACAGGAAAGCCGGGTTGCGCCACCTGCTTGTCGGGATGTCGGCCAAAAGAGGCCGCAACCTCAGGACCGCGAAAGTGGAAGAGAAAAATTCAAGTGAGGGAAGGATCCTCAAGAGCTATCTTCCTTACGATTGA
- the nusG gene encoding transcription termination/antitermination protein NusG gives MAKAWYVIHTRTGFEERVQKMLQQKIDNNELTGKLFQVLIPTEEVMQVKNTRKEVRKRKFFPGYVLVDLELDNNSYWAIRGVQGVSGFLGDPKPVPMEESEVQQILELVNSTSKEKPKPAVQFEKGENVRIIEGPFKHFMGVVEEVYDQKAKLKVTVTVFDRPTPVELDFLQVEKG, from the coding sequence ATGGCAAAAGCGTGGTATGTCATCCACACGCGCACGGGGTTTGAAGAGCGCGTTCAGAAAATGCTCCAGCAGAAAATTGATAATAACGAGCTGACCGGCAAACTTTTCCAGGTGCTCATTCCCACCGAAGAAGTAATGCAGGTAAAGAACACCAGAAAAGAAGTGCGTAAAAGGAAGTTTTTCCCCGGCTATGTACTGGTGGATCTGGAATTGGACAACAATAGCTATTGGGCTATACGCGGCGTACAGGGCGTGAGCGGTTTCCTGGGTGACCCCAAGCCGGTGCCCATGGAGGAATCCGAGGTGCAGCAGATATTGGAACTTGTCAATTCCACCAGTAAAGAGAAACCCAAGCCCGCGGTGCAGTTTGAGAAGGGTGAAAATGTGCGCATTATTGAAGGCCCTTTCAAGCACTTCATGGGAGTGGTTGAGGAAGTTTACGATCAAAAAGCGAAGCTGAAAGTTACGGTTACCGTTTTTGACCGCCCAACCCCGGTGGAATTGGATTTCCTTCAGGTGGAAAAGGGCTAG